Proteins from a genomic interval of Cydia amplana chromosome 8, ilCydAmpl1.1, whole genome shotgun sequence:
- the LOC134650348 gene encoding serine/threonine-protein kinase STK11 translates to MDPRMCRKISSSESFPDAENVEYEVASIIAPQESEENLLEGSPELRSVTWLDDDQIEDLDLNLDQTNLFFHRVDSADIIYRSKKKKCKMVGKYVMGDILGEGSYGKVKEMLDSESLCRRAVKILKKRKLRRIPNGEQNVQREIQLLRILRHKNVIELVDVLYNDEKQKMYLVMEFCVGVLQDMLESSPGKKFPQQQAHDYFTQLLDGLEYLHGQGVVHKDIKPGNLLLTLDSTLKITDFGVAEALDMFSPEDTCYTGQGSPAFQPPEIANGAEQFSGFKVDIWSSGVTLYNMTTGRYPYEGDNVYRLLEAIGRGEPAPPPANLGSTLRSLLIAMLQREPQRRPSVHEIRRHARWVQGTPPLEAGERAVSPRSRRSDELHSSTVLPYLVERHYGSQDYFTGDLRHELGDGGSRTLSTAELSEQSSRKHRWHSACGRLPSCRLT, encoded by the exons ATGGATCCGAGAATGTGCAGAAAAATCAGTAGTAGTGAAAGTTTTCCAGATGCTGAAAATGTGGAATACGAAGTTGCAAGCATCATCGCGCCGCAAGAAAGCGAGGAGAACCTGCTGGAGGGTAGCCCCGAGCTGCGCTCCGTCACCTGGCTGGACGACGACCAGATCGAGGACCTAGATCTTAATTTAGACCAAACTAACCTATTTTTCCATAGAGTCGATAGTGCAGATATAATTTATAGAAGTAAGAAGAAAAAATGCAAAATGGTCGGGAAATACGTTATGGGGGACATATTAGGGGAGGGTTCGTACGGGAAAGTGAAGGAGATGTTGGACTCGGAGTCGCTGTGCCGGCGCGCGGTGAAGATCCTGAAGAAGCGCAAGCTCCGCAGGATACCCAATGGAGAGCAGAACGTGCAGCGAGAGATACAGCTGCTCCGGATACTTAGACATAAGAATGTGATAGAACTAGTCGATGTTTTATATAATGATGAAAAACAGAAGATGTACCTTGTCATGGAGTTCTGTGTGGGTGTGCTACAG GACATGTTAGAGTCGAGTCCGGGCAAGAAGTTCCCGCAGCAGCAAGCCCACGACTACTTCACGCAGCTACTAGACGGGCTTGAGTATTTGCACGGGCAGGGAGTTGTGCACAAGGACATCAAGCCAGGAAACCTGCTGCTGACCCTTGACTCCACACTGAAGATTACTGATTTTGGTGTTGCTGAG GCACTAGACATGTTTTCGCCGGAGGACACGTGCTACACAGGCCAGGGCTCGCCCGCTTTCCAGCCTCCGGAGATCGCCAACGGCGCTGAGCAGTTCTCGGGGTTCAAAGTCGATATTTGGAGCAGCGGCGTCACACT ATACAACATGACGACGGGCCGCTACCCGTACGAGGGCGACAACGTTTACCGGCTTCTGGAGGCGATCGGTCGCGGCGAGCCAGCGCCGCCGCCCGCTAACCTAGGGTCCACATTACGGTCCCTACTCATTGCGATGTTGCAGCGCGAGCCGCAACGGAGGCCCAGCGTTCATGAGATACGAAGACACGC TAG atgGGTTCAAGGGACGCCGCCGCTGGAGGCCGGCGAGCGAGCAGTGAGCCCGCGATCACGGCGCTCCGACGAGCTCCACTCTTCCACCGTGCTCCCCTACCTCGTGGAGCGGCACTACGGCTCGCAGGACTACTTCACCGGCGACCTGCGCCACG